From one Esox lucius isolate fEsoLuc1 chromosome 11, fEsoLuc1.pri, whole genome shotgun sequence genomic stretch:
- the hmox2b gene encoding heme oxygenase 2 isoform X1, whose product MVTGKDCLSGWTNGFGEKMEDSVKTESVANGGGPVYAESEPADTLRSTDLSEMLAAGTKEVHEKAENTQFVKDFLKGRIRKELFKLGHVALYYTYQAIEEETERNKDHPDFSPLYFPELNRCDALARDLEYFYGEDWMERVSCSPAAQRYVERIHKVGKDEPILLVAHAYTRYMGDLSGGQVLKKVAQRALKLPATGEGVNFYQFDGIHSAKAFKQLYRSRMNELDLNMATKERLVAEAVLAFQFNMEVFDELEEMGKDIKDEIMDAGMPIHEAHGTGGDINKCPYYAAQMVASGGSAYVSQLAMAALRHPTGQVLFAALVAALAGFAAWYFM is encoded by the exons ATGGT GACTGGGAAAGATTGTCTAAGTGGCTGGACCAACGGTTTTGGAGAAAAGATGGAGGACTCTGTGAAGACTGAAAGTGTTGCCAACGGTGGAGGGCCTGTGTATGCGGAGAGCGAGCCAGCCGACACACTCCG CTCGACAGACCTTTCTGAAATGCTGGCTGCTGGGACCAAGGAGGTTCATGAGAAGGCGGAGAACACCCAATTTGTCAAGGACTTCCTTAAGGGGCGCATCCGAAAGGAGCTCTTCAAG CTTGGCCACGTGGCCCTCTACTACACCTATCAGGCCATtgaggaggagactgagagGAACAAGGACCACCCGGATTTCTCCCCACTCTATTTCCCAGAGCTGAATCGCTGCGACGCCCTGGCCCGCGACCTGGAATACTTCTATGGCGAAGACTGGATGGAGCGGGTCAGCTGCTCTCCGGCTGCGCAGCGCTATGTGGAGCGCATACACAAG GTGGGCAAGGATGAGCCAATCCTGCTGGTGGCCCATGCCTACACTCGCTACATGGGCGACCTGTCTGGGGGCCAAGTGCTGAAGAAGGTAGCCCAGCGGGCGCTGAAGTTGCCAGCGACGGGCGAGGGAGTTAACTTTTACCAATTTGACGGCATCCACAGCGCCAAAGCGTTCAAGCAGCTGTACAGGAGCCGGATGAATGAGCTCGACCTGAACATGGCCACCAAGGAGAGGCTGGTGGCCGAGGCGGTGCTGGCCTTCCAGTTCAACATGGAG gtGTTTGATGAGCTTGAGGAGATGGGCAAGGATATCAAGGATGAGATCATGGATGCGGGCATGCCTATACACGAGGCTCATGGGACCGGTGGAGACATCAACAAATGCCCCTACTATGCTGCTCAAATGG TGGCCAGCGGGGGCTCTGCATACGTCAGTCAGCTGGCCATGGCGGCCCTCAGACACCCCACCGGACAGGTACTGTTTGCGGCCTTGGTCGCTGCCCTGGCAGGATTTGCTGCGTGGTACTTCATGTGA
- the hmox2b gene encoding heme oxygenase 2 isoform X2 has protein sequence MEDSVKTESVANGGGPVYAESEPADTLRSTDLSEMLAAGTKEVHEKAENTQFVKDFLKGRIRKELFKLGHVALYYTYQAIEEETERNKDHPDFSPLYFPELNRCDALARDLEYFYGEDWMERVSCSPAAQRYVERIHKVGKDEPILLVAHAYTRYMGDLSGGQVLKKVAQRALKLPATGEGVNFYQFDGIHSAKAFKQLYRSRMNELDLNMATKERLVAEAVLAFQFNMEVFDELEEMGKDIKDEIMDAGMPIHEAHGTGGDINKCPYYAAQMVASGGSAYVSQLAMAALRHPTGQVLFAALVAALAGFAAWYFM, from the exons ATGGAGGACTCTGTGAAGACTGAAAGTGTTGCCAACGGTGGAGGGCCTGTGTATGCGGAGAGCGAGCCAGCCGACACACTCCG CTCGACAGACCTTTCTGAAATGCTGGCTGCTGGGACCAAGGAGGTTCATGAGAAGGCGGAGAACACCCAATTTGTCAAGGACTTCCTTAAGGGGCGCATCCGAAAGGAGCTCTTCAAG CTTGGCCACGTGGCCCTCTACTACACCTATCAGGCCATtgaggaggagactgagagGAACAAGGACCACCCGGATTTCTCCCCACTCTATTTCCCAGAGCTGAATCGCTGCGACGCCCTGGCCCGCGACCTGGAATACTTCTATGGCGAAGACTGGATGGAGCGGGTCAGCTGCTCTCCGGCTGCGCAGCGCTATGTGGAGCGCATACACAAG GTGGGCAAGGATGAGCCAATCCTGCTGGTGGCCCATGCCTACACTCGCTACATGGGCGACCTGTCTGGGGGCCAAGTGCTGAAGAAGGTAGCCCAGCGGGCGCTGAAGTTGCCAGCGACGGGCGAGGGAGTTAACTTTTACCAATTTGACGGCATCCACAGCGCCAAAGCGTTCAAGCAGCTGTACAGGAGCCGGATGAATGAGCTCGACCTGAACATGGCCACCAAGGAGAGGCTGGTGGCCGAGGCGGTGCTGGCCTTCCAGTTCAACATGGAG gtGTTTGATGAGCTTGAGGAGATGGGCAAGGATATCAAGGATGAGATCATGGATGCGGGCATGCCTATACACGAGGCTCATGGGACCGGTGGAGACATCAACAAATGCCCCTACTATGCTGCTCAAATGG TGGCCAGCGGGGGCTCTGCATACGTCAGTCAGCTGGCCATGGCGGCCCTCAGACACCCCACCGGACAGGTACTGTTTGCGGCCTTGGTCGCTGCCCTGGCAGGATTTGCTGCGTGGTACTTCATGTGA